Proteins encoded within one genomic window of bacterium:
- a CDS encoding dihydrodipicolinate reductase → MRYRVIQWATGGVGRAAIQGIVDHPELELVGCWVHSRNKAGRDAGELAGIAPLGVAATQDVDALLALDADCILYSPILADPALVERLLRAGRNVVTPLGWFFPWRAADVAALEAACHLGGSTLHGTGIHPGGITERFPLMVSALSGSVTHVRAEEFSDIRTYDAPGVIADIMLFGKTPEEAAQSPMVSFLANGFFQSIDMVAAALGVALDERKTTRHEIAVATRPIESPIGPIPPGRVAAQRFTWEGTVGGVPFMTVRTNWFMGQTHLDPAWTFGPEGERFEIEVRGDPPVRVSFHGLHPDSIAEGLRRNRGIVATAMHCVNAIPYVCRAAPGIRSYLDLPLVSGRAAPEVLRRAAARGAA, encoded by the coding sequence GTGAGGTACCGCGTCATTCAATGGGCGACCGGCGGCGTCGGACGCGCCGCCATCCAGGGGATCGTCGACCATCCCGAGCTCGAGCTGGTCGGCTGCTGGGTGCACAGCCGGAACAAGGCCGGGCGCGACGCCGGCGAGCTCGCCGGCATCGCGCCGCTCGGCGTCGCGGCGACGCAGGACGTCGACGCGCTGCTGGCGCTCGACGCCGATTGCATCCTGTACAGCCCGATCCTCGCCGACCCGGCGCTGGTCGAGCGGCTGCTGCGTGCCGGCAGGAACGTGGTCACGCCGCTCGGCTGGTTCTTCCCCTGGCGCGCCGCCGACGTCGCGGCGCTGGAGGCGGCGTGCCACCTCGGCGGCAGCACGCTGCACGGCACCGGCATCCACCCCGGCGGCATCACCGAGCGCTTTCCGCTGATGGTGTCGGCGCTGTCGGGCAGCGTGACGCACGTGCGCGCCGAGGAGTTCTCCGACATCCGCACCTACGACGCGCCGGGGGTGATCGCCGACATCATGCTGTTCGGCAAGACGCCGGAGGAGGCGGCGCAGAGCCCGATGGTGTCGTTCCTCGCCAACGGGTTCTTCCAGTCGATCGACATGGTCGCCGCCGCGCTCGGCGTGGCGCTCGACGAGCGCAAGACGACGCGGCACGAGATCGCGGTCGCGACCCGGCCGATCGAGTCGCCGATCGGCCCGATTCCGCCCGGCCGGGTGGCGGCGCAGCGCTTCACCTGGGAGGGGACGGTCGGCGGCGTGCCCTTCATGACCGTGCGCACCAACTGGTTCATGGGCCAGACGCACCTCGATCCGGCGTGGACCTTCGGTCCCGAGGGCGAGCGCTTCGAGATCGAGGTGCGGGGCGATCCGCCGGTGCGGGTCAGCTTCCACGGCCTGCACCCGGACTCGATCGCCGAGGGGCTGCGGCGCAACCGCGGCATCGTCGCGACGGCGATGCACTGCGTCAACGCGATCCCCTACGTCTGCCGCGCCGCGCCCGGCATCCGCTCCTATCTCGACCTGCCGCTGGTCAGCGGCCGGGCGGCGCCCGAGGTGCTGCGCCGCGCCGCCGCGCGAGGCGCGGCATGA
- the nadC gene encoding carboxylating nicotinate-nucleotide diphosphorylase → MTVFELSQVDSLLRAALAEDIGRGDVTTRLTVPAGVQATGTLRAKQPGVLAGLPLVARVFGLISAAVRVEERMSDGAAFAAGAVLATVAGPAADLLVGERLALNLVQRLSGVATLTRRYVEAIAGTRARVIDTRKTTPGLRALEKHAVRMGGGANHRSGLDDGILIKDNHITAAGGVAAALQAARAGAPHGLRIEIECATLAQVDAALGGGADAILLDNMSVAELAAAVRHIGGRAIVEASGGVTLETIRAIAETGVDLISVGALTHSAAAVDISMKIAI, encoded by the coding sequence ATGACGGTGTTCGAGCTGTCGCAGGTCGATTCGTTGCTGCGCGCCGCGTTGGCGGAGGACATCGGCCGCGGCGACGTCACGACCCGGCTCACGGTGCCGGCCGGCGTCCAGGCCACCGGCACGCTGCGGGCGAAGCAGCCGGGCGTGCTCGCCGGCCTGCCACTGGTGGCGCGCGTGTTCGGGCTGATCAGCGCCGCGGTGCGCGTCGAGGAGCGGATGAGCGATGGGGCGGCGTTCGCCGCCGGCGCCGTCCTGGCGACGGTCGCGGGACCGGCGGCCGATCTGCTGGTCGGCGAACGCCTGGCGCTGAACCTCGTGCAGCGGTTGAGCGGCGTCGCCACGCTGACGCGCCGCTACGTCGAGGCGATCGCCGGCACCAGGGCGCGGGTCATCGACACGCGCAAGACCACGCCCGGTCTCCGCGCGCTGGAGAAGCACGCGGTCCGCATGGGCGGCGGCGCGAACCACCGCAGCGGCCTCGACGACGGCATCCTGATCAAGGACAACCACATCACCGCCGCCGGCGGCGTCGCCGCCGCGTTGCAGGCGGCGCGCGCCGGGGCGCCGCACGGGCTGCGCATCGAGATCGAATGCGCCACCCTGGCGCAGGTCGATGCGGCGCTCGGCGGCGGCGCCGACGCGATCCTGCTCGACAACATGTCCGTGGCCGAGCTCGCCGCGGCGGTGCGCCACATCGGCGGCCGCGCCATCGTCGAGGCCTCCGGCGGCGTGACGCTGGAGACCATCCGCGCGATCGCGGAGACGGGCGTGGACCTCATCTCGGTCGGCGCGCTGACGCACTCCGCCGCCGCCGTGGACATCAGCATGAAGATCGCGATCTGA
- a CDS encoding valine--tRNA ligase translates to MPMAELAKTYDPSVTEQRWYDAWLRGGYFHADEHGNGPRFSVVIPPPNVTGVLHMGHILNNTLQDILARFHRMDGRATLWMPGTDHAGIATQNVVEKELAKQGITRHDLGREEFVRRVWAWKEEKGGVILRQLQRLGASCDWARERFTMDEGLSQAVREVFVRLYEKGLVYRGQRIIHWCVRCHTALADEEAVTTEGGEAGSLWHIRYPAADGGAGLVVATTRPETMLGDTGIAVNPDDERYRHLLGRDVILPLMQRPIPVVADPLVDQTFGSGAVKVTPAHDANDFEMGQRHGLAPLVIMDSQGVITDNGGPYAGLDRFAARQRIVADLDAEGLLVKTEPYRVPIRRCYRCDTVVEPALSLQWFVKMAPLAAPALQAIRDGSLRLIPDRWTGVYTHWLENIRDWCISRQLWWGHRIPVWYCDNGHETAGRTDPTQCPTCGSTALRQDPDVLDTWFSSWLWPFSTMGWPDDTATLRRFYPTDALVTAADIIFFWVARMVMAGYELTGQCPFRDVYLNSIVRDGQGRKMSKSLGNSPDPLDVIDQYGADALRFTVISIAPVGQDVRFDVDKTEFGRNFANKIWNAARFALMNLGEGTVDPWGSEAAGTADAAPSLADRWILSRLQGAIDDTRTALTAYRFNDAATTLYRFLWGEVCDWYLELSKPALYGADEAAKQAVRRTLVTVLDQTMRLLHPFMPFITEEIWQALPIRRPAPSIVIAPYPTAVDALRDAETEARVDELIAAVTAVRNIRSELGIAPGTPVTVRIAADGQGERVRAIEGFIKTLAKVSDVELLGSERPSGEPSAHVAGLGELFVPLRGAVDAAAVRERLEKDLGKVAKELQGAEAKLSRPDFVDKAPADVVEKERVKAAGLRERRATLEKHLAVLRSA, encoded by the coding sequence CTGCCCATGGCCGAGCTGGCGAAGACCTACGATCCGTCCGTCACCGAACAGCGCTGGTACGACGCCTGGCTGCGCGGCGGCTACTTCCACGCCGACGAGCACGGCAACGGGCCGCGCTTCTCGGTGGTGATCCCGCCGCCCAACGTCACCGGCGTGCTCCACATGGGGCACATTCTCAACAACACCCTGCAGGACATCCTGGCCCGCTTCCATCGCATGGACGGCCGGGCGACCCTGTGGATGCCCGGCACCGACCACGCCGGCATCGCCACCCAGAACGTCGTCGAGAAGGAGCTGGCGAAGCAGGGCATCACCCGCCACGACCTCGGCCGCGAGGAGTTCGTGCGCCGCGTCTGGGCCTGGAAGGAGGAGAAGGGCGGCGTCATCCTGCGCCAGCTCCAGCGCCTCGGCGCCTCGTGCGACTGGGCGCGCGAGCGCTTCACCATGGACGAGGGCCTGTCGCAGGCGGTGCGCGAGGTGTTCGTCCGCCTCTACGAGAAGGGCCTCGTCTACCGCGGCCAGCGCATCATCCACTGGTGCGTGCGCTGCCACACCGCGCTCGCCGACGAGGAAGCGGTGACCACCGAGGGCGGCGAGGCCGGCTCGCTGTGGCACATCCGCTACCCCGCGGCGGACGGCGGCGCGGGCCTGGTGGTGGCGACGACGCGGCCGGAGACGATGCTCGGCGACACCGGCATCGCCGTCAACCCCGACGACGAGCGCTACCGGCACCTGCTCGGGCGCGACGTCATCCTGCCGTTGATGCAGCGACCGATCCCGGTGGTCGCCGACCCGCTGGTCGACCAGACCTTCGGCAGCGGCGCCGTGAAGGTGACCCCGGCGCACGACGCCAACGACTTCGAGATGGGCCAGCGCCACGGCCTCGCGCCGCTGGTGATCATGGACTCGCAGGGGGTGATCACCGACAACGGCGGGCCGTACGCCGGGCTCGATCGCTTCGCGGCGCGCCAGCGCATCGTCGCCGATCTCGACGCCGAGGGCCTGCTGGTGAAAACCGAGCCCTACCGGGTGCCGATCCGCCGCTGCTACCGCTGCGACACCGTCGTCGAGCCCGCCCTGTCGCTGCAGTGGTTCGTGAAGATGGCGCCGCTGGCGGCGCCGGCGCTGCAGGCGATCCGCGACGGCTCGCTGCGCCTGATCCCCGACCGCTGGACCGGCGTCTACACCCACTGGCTGGAGAACATCCGCGACTGGTGCATCAGCCGCCAGCTCTGGTGGGGGCACCGCATCCCGGTCTGGTACTGCGACAACGGCCACGAGACGGCCGGGCGCACCGATCCGACCCAATGTCCGACCTGCGGATCGACCGCGCTGCGCCAGGACCCCGACGTGCTCGACACCTGGTTCAGCTCCTGGCTGTGGCCCTTCTCCACCATGGGCTGGCCGGACGACACCGCGACCCTGCGCCGGTTCTATCCCACCGACGCGCTGGTCACCGCCGCCGACATCATCTTCTTCTGGGTCGCCCGCATGGTGATGGCGGGCTACGAGCTCACCGGCCAGTGCCCGTTCCGCGATGTCTACCTCAACAGCATCGTCCGCGACGGCCAGGGCCGGAAGATGTCGAAGTCGCTCGGCAACTCGCCCGACCCGCTGGACGTCATCGACCAGTACGGCGCCGACGCGCTGCGCTTCACCGTCATCTCCATCGCGCCGGTCGGCCAGGACGTCCGCTTCGACGTCGACAAGACGGAGTTCGGGCGCAACTTCGCCAACAAGATCTGGAACGCGGCGCGCTTCGCCCTGATGAATCTCGGCGAGGGGACGGTCGACCCGTGGGGGTCCGAGGCCGCGGGCACCGCCGATGCGGCGCCCTCCCTGGCGGATCGCTGGATCCTGTCGCGCCTGCAGGGGGCGATCGACGACACGCGGACGGCGCTGACCGCGTACCGCTTCAACGACGCGGCGACGACGCTCTATCGCTTCCTCTGGGGCGAGGTCTGCGATTGGTACCTCGAGCTGTCGAAGCCGGCGCTGTACGGCGCCGACGAGGCGGCGAAGCAGGCGGTCCGGCGCACGCTGGTGACGGTGCTCGATCAGACGATGCGGCTGCTGCACCCGTTCATGCCGTTCATCACCGAAGAGATCTGGCAGGCGCTGCCGATCCGGCGGCCGGCGCCGTCGATCGTCATCGCGCCGTACCCGACCGCCGTCGACGCGCTGCGCGACGCCGAGACCGAGGCGCGCGTCGACGAGCTGATCGCCGCCGTCACCGCGGTGCGCAACATCCGCTCCGAGCTCGGCATCGCGCCGGGCACGCCGGTGACGGTGCGCATCGCCGCCGACGGCCAGGGCGAGCGGGTGCGCGCCATCGAGGGCTTCATCAAGACGCTGGCCAAGGTCAGCGACGTCGAGCTGCTGGGCAGCGAGCGGCCGAGCGGCGAGCCGTCGGCGCACGTCGCCGGCCTCGGCGAGCTGTTCGTGCCGCTGCGCGGCGCGGTCGACGCCGCGGCCGTGCGCGAGCGGCTGGAGAAGGACCTCGGCAAGGTCGCGAAGGAGCTGCAGGGCGCCGAGGCGAAGTTGTCGCGCCCGGATTTCGTCGACAAGGCGCCGGCCGATGTCGTGGAGAAGGAGCGCGTCAAGGCCGCCGGTCTGCGCGAGCGGCGCGCGACCTTGGAGAAACACCTCGCGGTGCTACGGTCGGCGTGA
- a CDS encoding biotin--[acetyl-CoA-carboxylase] ligase, with amino-acid sequence MHPLSRESILPHLGTEWLGRELHCFEVLDSTNSTAREMAAAGAADGVVVIADAQRRGRGRLGREWVSPARKNLYVSIVLRCDLPPERLAQISLLAGVATCETIREWCPQAAIKWPNDVLLGDRKAAGILAEMEQSRGERAVILGIGVNLNSGAGDFPDELRDKATSLHLAGGVEVDRARFAGRLLTALERRYDEWRRDGFAPIAAAWRQLAPLVGRRIHVAEPSGTVEGDVLGLDDDGALRIRRDDGREHRVVAGDVTVIGGYRTR; translated from the coding sequence ATGCATCCGCTGTCCCGCGAGTCGATCCTCCCCCATCTCGGCACCGAGTGGCTCGGCCGCGAGCTGCACTGCTTCGAGGTCCTCGACTCGACCAACAGCACGGCGCGCGAGATGGCGGCGGCGGGCGCGGCGGACGGGGTGGTGGTGATCGCCGATGCGCAGCGCCGCGGCCGCGGCCGGCTGGGCCGCGAGTGGGTGTCGCCGGCGCGCAAGAACCTCTACGTCTCGATCGTCCTGCGCTGCGATCTGCCGCCGGAGCGCCTGGCGCAGATCAGCCTGCTCGCCGGCGTCGCCACCTGCGAGACGATCCGCGAGTGGTGCCCGCAGGCGGCGATCAAGTGGCCGAACGACGTCCTGCTCGGCGACCGCAAGGCCGCCGGCATCCTGGCCGAGATGGAGCAGAGCCGCGGCGAGCGGGCGGTGATCCTCGGCATCGGCGTCAACCTCAACAGCGGCGCCGGCGACTTTCCCGACGAGCTGCGCGACAAGGCGACCTCGCTCCACCTGGCCGGCGGCGTCGAGGTCGATCGCGCCCGCTTCGCCGGACGGCTGCTCACCGCCCTCGAGCGCCGCTACGACGAGTGGCGCCGCGACGGATTCGCGCCCATCGCGGCGGCCTGGCGGCAGCTCGCGCCACTGGTCGGTCGCCGCATCCACGTCGCCGAGCCGAGCGGCACGGTCGAGGGCGATGTCCTCGGCCTCGACGACGACGGCGCCCTGCGCATCCGCCGCGACGACGGCCGCGAGCACCGCGTCGTCGCCGGCGACGTGACGGTGATCGGCGGCTACCGGACGCGCTGA
- a CDS encoding tetratricopeptide repeat protein → MGVSRAAALAGTVLLLCAATARAHVGADELLAAARSAAAAHPGDAVAHLHLAQALRIAGDWNGALVALGAAQRAGADLDEVAAMRAGVLLDAARPADALAELDRLLARRPEAPAAHYDRGRACLALGRTADAARELAIAVATLPAPRPEQVLLLGDALLAQGRVADAIAALDAGMARLGLIAALQLPAVDLELRRDRSDAALARLDALLARAGGNPAWLVRRAEILTRAGRPDEARAAYQDAAALLAAHAGNRRIHAFDALADQIAAALAATPPGGTDICGLQSDAAWLR, encoded by the coding sequence ATGGGGGTCTCCCGCGCGGCCGCGCTGGCCGGCACCGTGCTGCTGCTGTGCGCCGCGACCGCGCGCGCGCACGTCGGCGCCGACGAGCTGCTGGCGGCGGCGCGCAGCGCCGCCGCCGCGCATCCGGGCGATGCCGTCGCGCACCTGCACCTGGCGCAGGCGCTGCGGATCGCCGGCGACTGGAACGGCGCCCTGGTGGCGCTCGGCGCCGCGCAGCGCGCCGGCGCCGACCTCGACGAGGTGGCGGCCATGCGCGCCGGCGTGTTGCTCGACGCCGCCCGCCCCGCCGACGCCCTCGCCGAGCTCGATCGCCTGCTCGCCCGCCGTCCGGAGGCGCCGGCCGCCCACTACGACCGCGGCCGCGCCTGCCTGGCGCTCGGCCGCACCGCCGACGCGGCGCGCGAGCTGGCGATCGCCGTCGCCACCCTGCCGGCGCCGCGGCCGGAGCAGGTGCTGCTGCTCGGCGACGCCCTGCTGGCGCAGGGCCGCGTCGCCGACGCCATCGCGGCGCTCGACGCCGGCATGGCCCGCCTCGGCCTCATCGCCGCCCTGCAGCTCCCGGCCGTCGACCTCGAGCTGCGGCGCGACCGCAGCGACGCGGCGCTGGCGCGCCTCGACGCGCTGCTGGCGCGCGCCGGCGGCAACCCGGCCTGGCTGGTGCGCCGGGCCGAGATCCTGACCCGCGCCGGCCGCCCGGACGAGGCGCGCGCCGCCTACCAGGACGCGGCCGCCCTGCTCGCCGCGCACGCCGGCAACCGCCGCATCCACGCCTTCGACGCGCTCGCCGACCAGATCGCCGCCGCGCTGGCGGCCACACCACCCGGGGGGACCGACATATGTGGACTCCAATCCGACGCAGCCTGGCTGCGCTGA
- a CDS encoding glucose 1-dehydrogenase, translating into MILDRFRLTDRVAIVTGAGKGIGRGIALAFAEAGADVVCAARTQADIDAVADEVRARGRRALAVRTDVMETAQLEALVAATRAEFGRIDVLVNNAGGTMPRAALDTSERFFEEALRFNVTSAFLLSKMAVRAMVDTAGGGAIVNISSRSSDMVMPSFVAYGAAKAALNMMTRNLAVEVAPKVRVNAISVGGIATDSLQVVLTNDALRAQFEANTPMGRPGTVEDIAACALYLASPAGGWVTGKVFQVDGGTESPAITLPVVKL; encoded by the coding sequence ATGATCCTCGATCGCTTCCGACTCACCGATCGGGTGGCGATCGTCACCGGCGCCGGCAAGGGCATCGGCCGCGGCATCGCGCTCGCCTTCGCCGAGGCCGGCGCCGACGTGGTGTGCGCGGCGCGCACCCAGGCCGACATCGACGCCGTCGCCGACGAGGTCCGCGCGCGGGGCCGCCGCGCCCTGGCGGTGCGCACCGACGTCATGGAGACCGCGCAGCTCGAGGCGCTGGTCGCCGCGACCCGCGCCGAATTCGGCCGCATCGACGTGCTGGTGAACAACGCCGGCGGCACCATGCCGCGCGCCGCGCTCGACACCAGCGAGCGCTTCTTCGAGGAGGCGCTGCGCTTCAACGTCACCAGCGCCTTCCTGCTGTCGAAGATGGCGGTGCGCGCGATGGTCGACACCGCCGGCGGCGGCGCCATCGTCAACATCTCCTCGCGCTCGAGCGACATGGTGATGCCGAGCTTCGTCGCCTACGGCGCGGCGAAGGCGGCGCTCAACATGATGACCCGCAACCTCGCCGTCGAGGTGGCACCCAAGGTGCGGGTCAACGCCATCTCGGTCGGCGGCATCGCCACCGACTCGCTGCAGGTGGTGCTGACCAACGACGCGCTGCGCGCCCAGTTCGAGGCCAACACCCCGATGGGCCGCCCCGGGACCGTCGAGGACATCGCCGCCTGCGCCCTCTATCTCGCCTCGCCGGCCGGCGGGTGGGTGACCGGCAAGGTCTTCCAGGTCGACGGCGGCACCGAGTCGCCCGCCATCACCCTCCCGGTCGTGAAGCTCTGA
- a CDS encoding metallophosphoesterase family protein: protein MWTPIRRSLAALILLAAASAAPAAVVTRGPYLQMPRPTGMVVRWRTDVPTTSRVSYGDAPTSLFETVDDPTLTTEHEIALTGLTAGTTAYYAVGEIGLPLAGGDADHYLRTPPPTGSSQPYRLWAIGDAGFTGPDLDAVRDAFIAYNGGPATDLFLLLGDNAYLFATDAQYQAAVFDEHAAMLRTTPVWSVFGNHEILSSNPLTQTGPYFAMFTFPTAAQLGGVASGSEAYFSFDYGNTHFIVLDSEEAPTSPSTPMLTWLTADLQAAVLQNPTWIIATWHRPPYSKGQLHDSDTELGEIRMRQYVLPILDTYGVDVVFSGHSHSYERSYLLDGHYGLSPTFNASFKVEPGDGDPAGDGAYRKVDTGPAPHSGTVYVVSGSGSEVRTTTLNHPAMVRGLLELGSVVLDVDDTTLTARFLTSTGAIHDTFRIVKGLSCPPAPATGCGAAPKGKLLLAANADPSKDKWQWKWKGGALDAAAVGDPSGQTDLAVCVYDAGGALVGGAIPHGTAGWTAKPTSLAFKDDTLALHGLNKITLKFTAGMILAKAKGANAAVPTLPVTAPLKAQLVNLDSGACWESVFATAKKNTDKKVIAVAP, encoded by the coding sequence ATGTGGACTCCAATCCGACGCAGCCTGGCTGCGCTGATCCTGCTCGCCGCGGCCTCCGCGGCACCGGCCGCGGTCGTCACCCGCGGCCCCTACCTGCAGATGCCGCGCCCCACCGGCATGGTGGTGCGCTGGCGCACCGACGTGCCGACGACCAGTCGGGTGTCGTATGGCGACGCGCCCACGTCGCTCTTCGAGACCGTCGACGACCCGACCCTCACCACCGAGCACGAAATCGCCCTCACCGGCCTCACCGCCGGCACGACGGCGTACTACGCGGTGGGCGAAATCGGCCTGCCCCTGGCCGGCGGCGACGCCGACCACTACCTGCGCACGCCGCCCCCGACCGGCAGCAGCCAGCCGTACCGGCTGTGGGCCATCGGCGACGCCGGCTTCACCGGTCCCGACCTCGACGCGGTGCGCGACGCCTTCATCGCCTACAACGGCGGTCCCGCCACCGACCTCTTCCTGCTGCTCGGCGACAACGCCTACCTCTTCGCCACCGACGCGCAGTACCAGGCGGCGGTCTTCGACGAGCACGCCGCCATGCTGCGCACCACCCCGGTCTGGTCGGTGTTCGGCAACCACGAGATCCTGTCGTCGAACCCGCTCACCCAGACCGGGCCCTACTTCGCCATGTTCACCTTCCCGACCGCGGCGCAGCTCGGCGGCGTCGCCTCGGGCAGCGAGGCCTACTTCTCCTTCGACTACGGCAACACGCATTTCATCGTCCTCGACTCGGAGGAGGCGCCGACCTCTCCCTCGACGCCGATGCTCACCTGGCTGACCGCCGACCTGCAGGCGGCGGTGCTGCAGAACCCGACGTGGATCATCGCCACCTGGCACCGGCCGCCGTACAGCAAGGGGCAGTTGCACGATTCCGACACCGAGCTGGGGGAGATCCGCATGCGCCAGTACGTGCTGCCGATCCTCGACACCTACGGCGTCGACGTCGTCTTCTCCGGCCACAGCCACAGCTACGAGCGCAGCTACCTGCTCGACGGCCACTACGGACTGTCGCCCACCTTCAACGCCAGCTTCAAAGTCGAGCCCGGCGACGGCGACCCGGCCGGCGACGGCGCCTACCGCAAGGTCGACACCGGCCCGGCGCCACACAGCGGAACGGTCTACGTCGTCAGCGGCAGCGGCAGCGAGGTGCGCACGACGACGCTCAATCATCCGGCGATGGTCCGCGGCCTGCTCGAGCTCGGCTCGGTGGTGCTCGACGTGGACGACACCACGCTGACCGCCCGCTTCCTCACCAGCACCGGCGCCATCCACGACACCTTCCGCATCGTCAAGGGACTGAGCTGCCCGCCGGCGCCGGCCACCGGCTGCGGCGCGGCGCCGAAGGGCAAGCTGCTGCTGGCCGCCAACGCCGACCCGAGCAAGGACAAGTGGCAGTGGAAGTGGAAGGGCGGCGCGCTCGATGCCGCCGCCGTCGGCGACCCGAGCGGCCAGACCGACCTCGCGGTGTGCGTCTACGACGCCGGCGGCGCCCTGGTCGGCGGCGCCATTCCGCACGGCACCGCCGGCTGGACCGCCAAGCCCACCAGCCTCGCATTCAAGGACGACACCCTGGCGCTGCACGGCCTCAACAAGATCACCCTCAAGTTCACGGCCGGCATGATCCTCGCCAAGGCCAAGGGCGCCAACGCCGCCGTGCCGACCCTGCCGGTCACGGCGCCATTGAAGGCGCAGCTCGTGAACCTCGACAGCGGCGCCTGCTGGGAGTCCGTCTTCGCGACGGCGAAGAAGAACACCGACAAGAAGGTGATCGCGGTCGCGCCCTGA